The following is a genomic window from Epinephelus moara isolate mb chromosome 17, YSFRI_EMoa_1.0, whole genome shotgun sequence.
ttgattgattgattgaccttAGAGAGGAGCAAAATTAGGAAAACACTGCTGAATCTGAGAAGTCAGTGGGAACGAAAATGGAAGAAAATTTGTTTGCATATCAGCTTCTGCACGAGGCCCACTGTGTTCTGTTCACTGTGCACTGAAATGTCACTTTTGTCCAACAGAGCAAAGATGCAGTGGAGTCTGTTTGTGCTCCTTCTGATGGGTAAGTGATCATCTCACAGCATTTTTAAGACAGACAGCTCACCTTTCTTatcaatcaaaagttaaacaggTGGACTCAGAGCCCCATTTGGTGTAAGCAGTGGGTGTGAGCTGGGTACTCATGATGTTGATTTAATGCTGTCTGCTCCATCACTGCAGTATTTCCTCTGTTATTAGGTCAGTGTTCCTTCTTCATGTGTCACCTCCATGAGTACCACTTTGTTGAAGAGAAGAAGACCTGGACTGAAGCCCAGCAGTACTGCAGAGAGCATCACACTGACCTGGCCACAGTGTCTGACATGACAGACATGGAGAGACTCCGTGACTCTGCACAGAATCAAGATGGAGCCTGGATTGGGCTTTACAGCGACCCTGAAAGAAATGAGAGAGGGATGTGGCACTGGCAGTGGTCTCTGCCAGGGCTGGAGTTCAATGATAGTGAGAGTAGATGGCAGAGAGGAGAGCCGAATGATTACGGTTCTAATAATGAGAAATGTGTGCAGATGTACAATCACAAATGGAACGATGTCCCTTGTTCTGAGATTCTTAAATTTATCTGCTATGATGGTGAGAATATGTAACTAATAATGTTATTATGTGTATACAGCAGATCATCCTGTCTAACAATAGTTTTCGTTGACATATACCTCCTCTTTTTGTGTGGGATTAAGTAGAAACTTGGCTTAAAGTCAAAAGTCAACAGTGTcaatttgctttttattttaagtaaCATTACTGGTAAGTGTGGTGATAAAATGTCTCTTTCTCTACATGCAGAAATGAATTCTAATCCAGTCCTACTTTTAATGATGTGATCCACCTTATTATATCACACACACTTTGATCTTGTAAACATGTGAACCTGCAGtggattcattttaatttatctCACGTTATTGTTTCACCtgtttaaataagaaaaaaggaTTTTTATGAGATGAAATAACTTGtaaacagtgtgtgtttcttaGTTTGTCTGTTTATCCCACAGAAAGGAAGCAATCCAACAAGAGATTCCATCTGATTGAAGACAAGATGAGCTGGCCACAGGCTCAGAGCTACTGCAGAGAACATCACACTGACCTGGTCAGTGGAGACCAACAGTTAGAGGACGACGAATTCAAGAGAGAGTATAAGTCAAACAAGTACGTGTGGATCAGCCTGTTCAGAGACTCCTGGAGGTGGTCAGATGGGAGCAGTTTCTCTTTCAGATACAGGGATCTGGAGTTATTCAGAGATGAAGACAGCAGCAAGAAATGTGCTGTGACTCTGCTGGATGGAAAATGGAGCTCCGACGAGTGTAATAAAACAAAACCCTTCTTCTGCTATGATGGTGAGTTTTGCAAAAGTCTGTCTAACAGCATTTGTTTGGTGCTACatatttgtgtatgtatgttgaATCCCTTTCAGtgaatatatttataatatattatacACAGGATTTCACATTTGGATTCTGTCTAATTATTCCTTGAAGTAAAAATACATATGACCAGAAACAAAGCTGCCAGGTCTAAATTCAGTCTGTCATGTCACAACATGTAAATTACCTACACATCTGTTTTTGTGTCACAATAGATGGTTTCTTTAACTGTCCGGCTAAAGTGTCCACAAACTGTCCATTTCTTCCATGACAGATAATGTGATCCTGATCAAAGAGAGCAAGACCTGGGAGGAAGCCTTGAATTACTGCAGAGAGAAACACTGTGACCTGGTCTCCATCACCAACCATGACCAGCAGAGATGGGTCCAAGAGAAAGCCAAGAATGCCAACACTACCCACGTCTGGCTGGGACTGCGCTACACCTGCGTTATGGATTTGTGGTTCTGGGTCAATGACAATGTGGTCTGCTACCAGAAGTGGGCCTCAGAAGAAAAGACTGAGAGCTGTGACAGGGCTGCAGCCATGAGCAGAGAGGGGGAACATGAGTGGTATGAAAAGGCTGATactgaaacatttaatttcatctGCACTGTAAAGTAAGTTTCCCAGGTCAGTGGTCGAAAGCAGCAGAAAGATCCTAAATGTGGGAAAGATCATagtttgagtttttaaaaagttacttGGTTAAAGTGTATCTGTTATTCTgcgttgttgtttttgtgtgtgtgtttgtgtgtgtgtgtatttatctattatacattttttaaaggtccagtgtgtaggatttaggggacaTAATGGCGCTAATGGACGATAACATTATAattatgttttcctttttgtatGATCACCTGAAGACAAGAATTGTGCTATttgttagcttagaatgagccgttaatATATCTACATAGGGGGTGGGTCGTTGTCCAtggccatgttgcaccaccatgtttctacttGTGATGGCATATTAGCATCatcaattagcataaatccccgcccatgaatagccaataaccaccatataaggaggtgtaggtgaatccagtcgacctgtcagtcatggcgcaaagaaagaaagagagagaaagaaaaaagaatttttccgaagcggagatcaaaataattttgggtgaagctgaacattttattttcttcagttagtagtggtgtgacagggacaggcaaagcgaaggcctggagggaggtaacagatgctgttaatgttgtctccgtggtacaaagaaccatgtcagaggtgaagcgtaaatggtttgatatgaaactggaggcaaagaaacgcataaacacacacacaaaaatacagcggtcaccaaacaaacagaagattcatttgtgNNNNNNNNNNNNNNNNNNNNNNNNNNNNNNNNNNNNNNNNNNNNNNNNNNNNNNNNNNNNNNNNNNNNNNNNNNNNNNNNNNNNNNNNNNNNNNNNNNNNNNNNNNNNNNNNNNNNNNNNNNNNNNNNNNNNNNNNNNNNNNNNNNNNNNNNNNNNNNNNNNNNNNNNNNNNNNNNNNNNNNNNNNNNNNNNNNNNNNNNNNNNNNNNNNNNNNNNNNNNNNNNNNNNNNNNNNNNNNNNNNNNNNNNNNNNNNNNNNNNNNNNNNNNNNTTATGTGCTTTACtcaatttacacaagcactacgagtggtcaggagcaggagtagattttgttagtagctacgaaaagatcggagctactaaaatattgatgaatgcggacatgcacgtaaatttcagtttacacacaaattccttctgctcacatttcatgaatgagacccactgtGTTTACCTGTTAAAATCACagagtccatttgttttggagaggaagagacctctgctgataattcagcttctgaggcctgtactacgaatcAGGATTTGGAGTTGgcgaagctggttctctttttacgaGTGAcggccaaatgaggcctcatgaaccactgtctttattttctgaagccaccagatggTGTTGtgtgttcaacaaaggtttgaaagcacacttcattgcaagtccttcagcccttatctttaaaccaagagcgccatctggtggggtcagaaaataaagaaag
Proteins encoded in this region:
- the LOC126404523 gene encoding macrophage mannose receptor 1-like; amino-acid sequence: MCHLHEYHFVEEKKTWTEAQQYCREHHTDLATVSDMTDMERLRDSAQNQDGAWIGLYSDPERNERGMWHWQWSLPGLEFNDSESRWQRGEPNDYGSNNEKCVQMYNHKWNDVPCSEILKFICYDERKQSNKRFHLIEDKMSWPQAQSYCREHHTDLVSGDQQLEDDEFKREYKSNKYVWISLFRDSWRWSDGSSFSFRYRDLELFRDEDSSKKCAVTLLDGKWSSDECNKTKPFFCYDDNVILIKESKTWEEALNYCREKHCDLVSITNHDQQRWVQEKAKNANTTHVWLGLRYTCVMDLWFWVNDNVVCYQKWASEEKTESCDRAAAMSREGEHEWYEKADTETFNFICTVK